The sequence GTAAATTCTGCCACCCTGacttgttctccaggtcctccatctTGGCTCTGActcctttgttggcctccaccaccctccgcagctcctcatccatcaaggtgaactggtcactatgCTGTGACAGcttgctccacccccttcaacttctcttCTTGCTCCTGCATCTCGGCTGAGACACcgctcctccacccactccttcATTGAAGTCATCCTTTCGCAGCACTTCCATGTGCTTGGCGAACTGCCTCTCAAAATcaccagccatcaccttggtcagggTCTCCGCTGTGAAAGGCTCGGACCCACCCAGTGACcaagcctccgccatctttcctgctgccaGGCTGACCCGTTCACTCGATGGCAAACGTTCGCTCGCCACCTTCTTCCCAGTGGCTTTTTTCTGGATCTTAGGTATTCCCCACCTTTCTTATGCCTTCCTGCACCAGTTTATTCAAAAACTGCTCCTGGAAACGGGCGTTAAACTCTAAAATCCAGAGCCTCAAgtaggagccacccaacgtgcgactCCCACCTATATGCCGCCACTGGAAGTTCAACTGGATGCAAAGTTGATAAAACTTGCCAGTTAAAGTCAGAGCTGGAAGCATCACTGATAGTCATTAATGTACCGGAAAAAGTGGTGAGAGAGGTGACTTGACTAGGAGTGGAACAGGAAATGTTCCACATATCCTATTAAAAAAACACATAGCTCGGATCCATGCAGGTAACTATAGCAACAACTGGAGGAAGAGATTGAGATTATAAAGAGAATTTTTTCATTATTAGAACAAGGCCAACCAGGATGGAGATTGGTTGGGCCTTCATTCAaggaagattggattggatttgtttattgtgtgtaccgaggtacagtgaaaagtatttttctgcgagcagctcaaacagatcatttagtacatgaaaagaaaatacattatagggcaacacaaggtacacaacgtaaatacataaacactggcatcgggtaaaacatacaggagtgtagtattaatcagatcagttcagaagagggttgtttaggagtctggtaacagaagggaagaagttgtttttgaatatgtttgtgcgtgttctcagacttttgtatctcctgcccgatggaagaagttggaagagtaagtcgggtgggaggggtctttgattctgcttcccgctttcccagggggaggtgtagatagagtcaatgggaggcgggttcgtgtgatggcctaagctgtgttcacgactctgaagttttttgcggtcttgggccgagcagttgccataccagactatgatgaagccagataggatgctttctatggtgcatctgtaaaagttggtaagagtcagtgtggacatgctgaatttacttagtttcctgaggaagtaaagacaCTGTTGTGATTGCTTGGTGGTagagtcgacatgggtggaccaggacagatttttggtgatgtgcacacctaggaatttgaagctgtcaaccatctccacctccccccgttgatgcagacagggatgtgtacagtactttgcttcctgaagttgatgaccagcgctttagttttgctgacatcgagggatagattgttgttgttacaccactccactatgttctctatctccctcctgtattctgactcgtcgttattcgagatcctacccactatggtcgtgtcatcagcaatcttgtagatggagttggagccaaattttgccacgcagtcatgtgtggaGAGGGAATATAGTAGGAGGCtacgtacgcagccttgtggggccctggtattgaggactattgtggaggaggtgttgttgtttattcttactgattgtggtctgtgggtcagaaagtcgaggatccagttgcagagtgaggagccaagtcttaggttttggagctttgatatgagtttggctgggattatggtgttgatggcggagctgtagtcaataaataagagtgatgtaggagtccttgatgTCGAGATGCcccagggatgaatgtagggccagggagatggcatctgctgtggaccggttgtggctgtatgcgaattgaagtggatcaaggcgttctgggagtatggaggtgatgcgcttcatgaccaacctctcaaagcacttcattacgactgatgtcagggccaccagctggtagtcattgaggcatgttgcctggttctgctttggcaccggtatgatggtggtctttttgaagtaggtggggacctcggagtggagttgggacaggttaaagatatctgcgacacatctgccagctggtccatgcaggctctcacgaccagggatcccgtccacacccgtcgccttctgagggttcactttcaggaaggccaatctgactttggaagctgtgacggtgggcatgggtgtgttatgggcttctggggcactcgacagcggatcgatggcttcctgctcaaaccgagcatagaatgcattgagttcatcagcgagggttgcgctgctgctggagatactgctcgatTTTGTTATGtggcctgttatgttgtttaggccttgccacaaccgccgagagtctgtaccACTAGTCTGTGACTTTAGCTTGGTCTGATAGTGTCTCTTGGATCCCAGATGGCTTTGTgcaggtcgtacctggatttcttgtatatgtCAGGGTCGTCTCAGAcccgtccttcagtagggagtcaatctcccgattaagccatgAAGTGGTGAGCCCTCAGACTGGTGAGGGAGGGATGTGGAAAATTATGGCCAGGAAACTGGAAACTGTTAAAATGATggagtcacagatataggttagaAGAGACTGGACAGAGGAAGGAAATCACTAGAGGAGATGAGATCGGTGACAGTCATGATTATGCTGCCTTTAATCTCCCAAGATTGAATCGTAGCTCTGGTACTGCCTGAAAAGCAAAATTACTCAAGCTCCTAATTTATTTTTCTGAAGGGATTAATACAAGTTTTCTTGAACTGGTGAAGGATGTTGCAGCTTGCAAAAAATTCACCATAAGTATTCCAAACAGTTCACGTGTAATGATACTTGAAGAGCCAGAGGACCTGCGTGACATCACCCCAGAAATGTAAGCACTAACCTTCTGTATCACATCAATTTATAAGCAGTATCACGCTCTCAAATGTTCCTGTTTTTTGCCAGAAGGGTGGGATGTTATGAATATCTAACTCGTGGATCGTGTTAATATTTTAGAGGTCATTTTTAGTTCTGGCAAGATTAAAGATTAATTGTAGAAAATGGGATAAATGCCTGGAGTTTGGAGTCTCTTACACTTAAAAGGATGAGGTTGgggacatattgttttaagagatTGACAGCTGGAACATAAAAAATCAGAAAATAGCAGGTGGTCTTCCTGAGCTGCAGATATGTGGCAGAATTTAATGGAACTGTTTTTAAGCATGGTAATAAGCAGGAACTTCCCCAAGCTCGACCCGGCGAGGCTCACCAGtatcaaacgttaattggtctacttaacgaggccccatgggcttcactcAGCAAATGATGGTTCCGCCGGCTGATTCGCCAGAACTGCGCCTGCCAGCTCCCCACTATAAAGGGAGAGCTTGGcgacacatggcacagtggttagcactgctacctacggtgctgaggatccgagttcgaatcccggccctgcgtcactgtccgtgtggagtttgcatattctccccgtgtctgcatgggtttcacccccacaacccaaagatgtgcagggtaggtggattggacacactaaattgtcccttaattgggtactctaaaaattaaaaaataaataaataaagggggcgcagcacttaaactgatcctgtagagcaaacgccacacagcccgcagccatgccaccgaggagactAGCCCCACTATTCAGGGATGTCAACCTAGCCAGTTAGTTGGATGTGGTCGAGTCTAGACGGGAGGCTATGTTCCCTCGAAGGGCTCGAAGGTCAGCCAGTGTCGCCGGGAAGGAGATGGCAGCGGCCATCAGCTCGAGCATCACCAAGACGACCAGTATCCTGCGCTGTAAGAAGATCAACAACCTCCACAGAGTCAcatgggtgggttggcactgcccctGACCCCACGATCATGCTCctggcaccaccctcacccagcaTCATAACCCCACTCATGTCCGGTGACTGGGGGTAGGACTTTTTCCCATTTGTGGGACGTGGcaagtggccatcttgggtgggctctggcttttaaaaaataatctttattgtcacaagtaggcttacattaacactgcaaagaagttactgtgaaaagcccctggtcaccacattccggcacctgttcgggtacacagagcgagaattcagaatatccaattcacctaacagcacgtcttttgggacttgttggaggaaactggagcacccggaggaaacccatgtagacactgggagaacgtgcagactccgcacagagttacccaagccaggaatcacacCTGAgatcctgatgctgtgaagcaacagtgcgaaccactgtgctaccctaccaTCCTTAGGCCACAGGATAACTGGTGCAAAAATGTACTGGCTTTGCTTGGATAATGATAAGGCATTTTTGGGCCTTATTTCTGAATCCGTCCTGTATCACATCTGATCTGAAAGTATTTGCTGATAACATTGCTTGCTAAAAAATTGGGCATGTTCATTCCTGCAGTAATGATGTCAGTTAATCACAAGTAACACAAATTTCTTTCcacttatttttttgtttttaaaggacTGATGTTGCCTCAAGAATAAGTTGTCTAGACCCATCACACGCACAGATAGTAAACAGAAATTGGAAGTATGGAAACGATGATAGTGGCCTCCAATTTGTGAAAAGTATCTTGGAGAAATTCCCCAGCTACTGTGTCCTGGATGAAACTGATAATCCTGTTTCCTGGATACTTACCTACCAATACGGTGCAATGGGATTATTGTACACTCTACCAGAGCATCGTCGGAAAGGCTTTGCCAAACTACTGGTGACCAAAATGGTGAAGGTTCTGCAGAACCTCGGACAGCCAATTTATTGCTTCATTGACGAGGAAAATACAAAGTCGTACCAGTTATTTGAGAAGCTTGGTTTTAAGGAAGCCCCTGACATTCGCTTTTCATGGTCATGGTGCAGACCTTTTCAAAAGTAAACTTTGGAGCAGGTTGCCTGGTGGAATTTTTCTTTTACCTTCAACTTTATatcaacggtagcatggtggttagcatcaatgcttcacagctccagggtcccaggttcgattcccggctgggtcactgtctgtgtggagtctgcacgtcctccccgtgtgtgtgtgggtttcctccgggggctccggtttcctcccacagtccaaagatgtgcgggttaggtggattggctaggctaaattgcccttagtgtcctaaaaaaaataaggttaatgggggttgttgggttactggtatagggtggatacgtgggcttgagtagggtgatcattgcgcggcacaacatcgagggccgaagggcctgttctgtgctgtactgttctaaaaaaaacatTGCTACAGCAAACTAGTGAGGTTTCTGCTTGTGCAGTGTACAGTTTTGAGCAAGGTGGAATCCTCTGATTTATAATGCTAATTTTGAGCAGGTAATAAGTAATTGGTTACCATGTTCAACATCTCAAAGGACTAAACAGTGCTAGAATGTTTTTCGACAAGTGGAGGGAACCCAGTTTTCAGGCATTTCACCAACATTCTGAAAATACTCAGTTGGTTGTgcaacatctatggagagagaaacagataatGGACTAAATTTTATACTGGGGCCTTATCCCTGGACCTGACATAAATGTTTGGGGTGAGCCTGACCATACTTGGTCACTTGTCCCACAGCCATTTAACAGGCCACTAATTGACTTATAGCAGGAATTCCACCCGCGATGGGGAGGAGGTCCTGCTTCAGAGCTTCAAACATTTAAATAGGCAGTTGGGAAGGAAACACTTTGGAAGAGGAAGAAACTCCAGTGGTCACAGGGAGACCCAAAGAGGAGGTATGTTCCCTTGCCCGGCCATCAACCCACCCAGTGAAACATGGCAGGCTAGTTGAACTAGCCTCTCCCTACCACAGGTAAAATCCCAGCACTGGCAGGAGGAGGCCCCTTAAGTGGCCATCAAAGGGTTTCAACAGTTTCATGGGTGGGCTGCACAAGGCCTCCCCCATCACTGGTAAAATTGCAGTGTTGTTGCTGCTAGCATACTGGTGGGGGTGCGAGGATGTAAAATGCAGCCCAATCGTTCTATCGGGttcatgacctttcatcagaactggaaaaggtGACAGACGTAACAGGCTTTTGACATGTACAAGCAAGaacgtggagaggaagagaggaaaGAAAAGAGGAACAGTCTTTGTTAGAGTGAAAGGCAGGAATGATTAAAAGACAAAGGGATGATGGAACAAAGCAAAAGGGGTGGTAAAAGGATGAGAAACAAAAGGTGGGTCTAAAGGAACACCGTGACAAAAGAAAtcctcagcagcaacctggggaggTAAAAGGGGAAGGTGCTACATCTCCTGTGCTTGCACGTGATGAGAAATAGCTGTTGGGGTAACTGAAACACGGACCGATGTGTCGTGGAGGTAACAATCCTATTGGAATACTGAGAGGGGATGATATGCTTCATGGTAGGATCACACTGTGGTGGTAGATGATCAGTTGAATGTGGAGATGTTGGGTGTAGTCGGTGATAAGGAGGGGAATGCAATCATAgaaaccctgcagtgcagaagggggctattcggcccatcgaccctcggagcatcctacctaggcccaatccccccaccctatccccataattcaacatgggggcaatttagcatggctaatccagctaacttgcacatttttggattgtgggaggaaaccggaacacccagaggaaacacacacagaaataatgtgcaaactccaccagaggtcagaatcaaatctgggtctctggcgctgtgaggcagcagtgctaactactgtgccgccacaTTCCCCCACTTCACCATTGACAGCTGTGTCTTCAGCCATCCAGGCTCCATGCTCATGAACTCCCTCCTTgaacctctctgaatctctcacccTCCTTTCGGTTCCTCCTTAAATCCCACCTCGTTGACAATATTTTTGGTCGTTCTCTCCTAACATCTCCTTCTCGGTGTTAATTTTTCTCTGATTACTTCTCTATGAGACACTTTTGGATGTTTGACTATATTAAAGTACTCTCTAAGCTGTTATCCCCTCACATTCCCTCCATTCGCAAGGTAATGACCTGGAGTACAGACTGCCAACGTTGATTGTCCTCTCGTGCTCTGTTCGAGTGGCAATCAGCATGTGTCGACCCAGACAGTGAATATTGTGAGACAATGGAGACTGTCACAGCCGAGACATATCCTGCCCTTCCCATGACTTCCCCTGGCACTGAAAAGGGGTATGGAAGTAAAAGTACGGGAAATGGTACAGACATGGTCGAGGGCTATGTTGACTGAAATAAGAGGAAATCTTGAGATCATGGGATCCAGAGCgagttggcaaattggatccaaaattggctgagtgacaggaggcGGAGAATGACGGTCAAAAGTTGTTTATGTGACTGGAAGCCTATGTCCAGTGGTGTATTGCAGGAATTGAAgctggtcccttgctgtttgcagtGTACGTTAATGTCCTAGATAGGAATGTGGgaggtacaagattatgagaggcattgacagagtggatagtcagaagctttttcccagagggaagagtcaattactaggcggcataggtttaaggtgcgaggggtggggtgcctgaggggggttgaaagatcggggtgtcatttaaaaatgacgtcctGATCCACAAATGCTCTTTCTGCACtggtccaaagatccctgaaggcagcagggtaTGTAGAtaaagtagttaagaaggcataagggatacttgcctttattagccgaggacgTTCTGATGAAGCTGCATAAAACACTTGTTAGGCCACAgccatgtgcagttctggtcaccacactataggaaggatgtgatttcagAAGAAAGGGGCTAGAgactttcagctatgaagagaggcttggtaagctggggttgttttcctgagagcagagaaggctgaggggggacctcattgaggtgcaTAAAATTATGTGAGCCATAGATAGGATAGATTGGAAGACTCTTTTCCCCTTAGcacaggggtcaataaccagggggtatCAATTTAATGTGAGGAgcagaggatttgaggaaaacttttttcacccaaagggtgaatCTGGAACTTACTGCCTCAAAGGATGGTATAGGTGGGAACTCTCACAACACTTGAGAAGCATTTATTTGAGCACTTGAAACGTCGTTGCATGCAAGGCTgaggatcaagtgctggaaaatgggattatgataggtttgatggccagcacagacatgatgggccgaaggacctttctgtgttgtaaaactctatgactcaaaGAAATGTAATATTGGAAGCATTGGTACAGAAGGTAACATTGTCAGAAGAGATATGATAGAGGGAGGACATGAGAGAATGGAACAGATTCCTTATGGTAAGCACGGTGGGGAAAACGTGAAATTGAGATAGCTGAGGGGTCACTAGGTTTCTCATAGATATTGGTTGCCAGCCTATGAAAGTCAAGGAATGAAAAGCATTGAAAATGAACTATGGACAAGATTTTTCAGATGACAAGGTTTTCCACCCAACATGTTAATGAGGAATGCAACCCCACCAATACTGGCTGTCCTACAGCCATTTAATACTCCAAAGGCATAAATTGGCTGAAGATGGGACTTTCACCCTTCACACAGGAGGAAGACCCTCATCAAGTTACTGACCAATTTGATTGGCTGGCAACTCTGCAGTCCAAGTAGTGCAGTAGCTAGAGTGGGACTACGAACAGTCCCCAGATTCAATGCCTTACGAGTCCAGAAAGAGGACAAATGCAAGTGGCCTTATGTAGAGGTGGAAAGGTGAGGCCCAGAGAGGGATGGGGCCTTGATGGTGAGACTGGAGGGTCAGGGGAGACCCTGTCTAGATGGACTGCCAATGTGGAAAAGAGGCCGTTGAAGGAGGCACCTctccctaccctccccaccccagacctGAGGTGAATCTCTGCTATGTAGGAACTGTGAAGTCATCAAGTAGGCTGAGGAAAAAAATCAGATTTAAGAATTTTCAAAGCAGGAAGCAAAAAGGGAttatgattttgtttttaatcatTTTACAGAACCAACATAAAAATTGGGGCATATACACAGGATTAAGGTAGAGACTGTAATATcttaagctttaaaaaaaaacttaaaatcattaaacatcatgagggaatgacacacccacacatataAAATTAATTTTTCAGGGTCAGAGAAGTTGTTGAACAGGAATTATGGCTTAGTACGCCAGTGAAACCTCAATTACACGCATTCAACAAGGTTTTCACTGTGTAAAAAGCAAATTCAGAAAATAACAATGGTAAGCACatcaagaggccattcagtccattgagggaCAGCCCAGCTCTCAGCAAGAGCAACTCAGTAATCCCATTCCCTGCCCTTCCCAGTGGGACAGATTGGTTttctcttcaggtgcttatccCATCCCCCTTTGAAAGCCCCAATTATATCTGCACCCACCACACTCTTGGTAGTGTGTTCTCTATCCTAACTC comes from Scyliorhinus canicula chromosome 1, sScyCan1.1, whole genome shotgun sequence and encodes:
- the LOC119972315 gene encoding glycine N-acyltransferase-like protein 3 isoform X2, whose product is MSCSNYGGLTSAPGSVSAVQHISTRALPLWLKVILSLPPRTMFLLLNEEKLLILEKALQNYLPASIKDETNNLVESTLTVFSKDQSSLYHLLMDDNVVNWTTSFTFGGINTSFLELVKDVAACKKFTISIPNSSRVMILEEPEDLRDITPEMTDVASRISCLDPSHAQIVNRNWKYGNDDSGLQFVKSILEKFPSYCVLDETDNPVSWILTYQYGAMGLLYTLPEHRRKGFAKLLVTKMVKVLQNLGQPIYCFIDEENTKSYQLFEKLGFKEAPDIRFSWSWCRPFQK
- the LOC119972315 gene encoding glycine N-acyltransferase-like isoform X3, whose product is MFLLLNEEKLLILEKALQNYLPASIKTYGTILNINRGKISDLEAVVDSWPNFSTVICRPCMKDETNNLVESTLTVFSKDQSSLYHLLMDDNVVNWTTSFTFGGINTSFLELVKDVAACKKFTISIPNSSRVMILEEPEDLRDITPEMTDVASRISCLDPSHAQIVNRNWKYGNDDSGLQFVKSILEKFPSYCVLDETDNPVSWILTYQYGAMGLLYTLPEHRRKGFAKLLVTKMVKVLQNLGQPIYCFIDEENTKSYQLFEKLGFKEAPDIRFSWSWCRPFQK
- the LOC119972315 gene encoding glycine N-acyltransferase-like protein 3 isoform X1, whose product is MSCSNYGGLTSAPGSVSAVQHISTRALPLWLKVILSLPPRTMFLLLNEEKLLILEKALQNYLPASIKTYGTILNINRGKISDLEAVVDSWPNFSTVICRPCMKDETNNLVESTLTVFSKDQSSLYHLLMDDNVVNWTTSFTFGGINTSFLELVKDVAACKKFTISIPNSSRVMILEEPEDLRDITPEMTDVASRISCLDPSHAQIVNRNWKYGNDDSGLQFVKSILEKFPSYCVLDETDNPVSWILTYQYGAMGLLYTLPEHRRKGFAKLLVTKMVKVLQNLGQPIYCFIDEENTKSYQLFEKLGFKEAPDIRFSWSWCRPFQK